A genomic window from Mycetohabitans rhizoxinica HKI 454 includes:
- a CDS encoding efflux RND transporter permease subunit, which produces MTGAPYKPPGHSHDEGRFNLSAWTLRHQALVVFVLVLVTLAGILSYRNLSQSEDPPFTFKVMVIQTRWPGADAQQVQQHITDRLARKLQETPKIDFLRSYSRPGESLLFFTIKDSAPASTVPDTWYQVRKKISDIAPTLPPGVQGPFFNDEFGDVYTNIYALEGDGFSAAQLHDYADQLRGELLRVPGVAKVDYFGDPNQHIYIEISNAQLSRLGISPQQLAHAIDTQNAVAAAGVLTTADDRVFVRPSGQYNHVDALADTLVRINNHSFRLGDIATIRRGYDDPPVTQMRFNGRPVLGIGVTMQPDGDVIKLGKALDARVQQLRTQLPAGLALTEVSSMPHAVSHSVDDFMEAVAEAVGIVLVVSLVSLGLRTGMVVVISIPIVLAVTALVMGVFNIGLHKVSLGTLVLALGLLVDDAIIAVEMMAVKLEQGWSRAKAAAFAYTSTAFPMLTGTLVTVSGFLPIALAKSATGEYTRSIFEVSAIALLLSWLAAVIVIPLLGYHLLPERKRPAVPEARRHADEREQKPVYGHKQRNGHEQEQEQEHEHDIYDTPFYARLRVWITWCVKRRFAVLVVTFVLFVVALGGFGLVAQQFFPSSERPELLIDVRLTESASFDATLRETQRIEALLKGRPEIDHAVSFVGSGAPRFYLPLDQQLQLPNFAQFVVTAKSVKDRDTLARFLDDKLTTDFSGVRTRLSRLENGPPIGYPVQFRVSGDDIATVRSIATQVASVMQDDARTRNVQFDWDEPGQRSVHWVVDQAKARELGVSSQDIASFLQMSLSGYTVTQYRERDKLIGVDLRAPHNERVDPSALASLAMPTPSGPVPLGTLGQLSYGLEYAVIWERDRQPTITVQSDVRGGAQGIDVTKSIDKALAGLRAKLPIGYRIEVGGSVEENAKAQASINAQLPLMIIAVLTLLMIQLQSFSRVMMVVLTAPLGLIGVVAALLAFGQPFGFVALLGVIAMFGIIMRNSVILVDQIEQDIAAGHGRLAAIVGATVRRFRPITLTAAAAVLALIPLLRSNFFGPMATALMGGITSATILTLFYLPALYATWFRVRNDETQPPPQEAR; this is translated from the coding sequence ATGACCGGCGCTCCATACAAACCGCCTGGTCATTCGCATGACGAAGGCCGCTTCAATTTGTCCGCCTGGACACTGCGACACCAGGCATTGGTGGTCTTCGTGTTGGTGCTAGTCACGCTTGCGGGCATCCTGTCGTACCGGAATCTGTCGCAATCGGAAGATCCGCCCTTCACCTTCAAAGTGATGGTGATCCAGACACGGTGGCCCGGCGCCGATGCCCAGCAAGTCCAGCAACACATCACCGACCGGCTCGCCCGCAAGCTGCAAGAAACCCCAAAGATCGACTTCCTGCGCAGCTACTCGCGCCCTGGTGAGTCGCTGCTGTTCTTCACGATCAAGGATTCAGCCCCAGCCTCGACCGTGCCAGACACGTGGTACCAGGTCCGCAAGAAGATCAGCGACATCGCCCCTACCTTGCCGCCCGGCGTGCAGGGACCCTTTTTCAACGACGAGTTCGGCGACGTCTACACGAACATCTATGCGCTGGAGGGCGACGGATTTTCCGCCGCGCAGTTGCACGACTACGCAGACCAGTTGCGCGGCGAGTTGCTGCGCGTGCCCGGCGTCGCAAAAGTCGATTATTTCGGCGATCCAAACCAGCACATCTATATCGAAATTTCGAACGCACAGTTGTCCCGGCTCGGCATCAGCCCCCAACAACTCGCCCATGCGATCGACACGCAAAACGCCGTCGCTGCGGCCGGCGTGCTGACCACCGCCGATGACCGCGTGTTTGTGCGGCCGAGTGGCCAATACAATCATGTCGACGCGCTCGCCGATACGCTGGTGCGCATCAACAACCATTCATTCCGGCTGGGGGACATCGCCACGATCCGCCGCGGCTACGATGATCCGCCGGTCACGCAGATGCGCTTCAACGGCCGCCCAGTGCTCGGCATCGGCGTGACGATGCAACCAGACGGCGACGTGATCAAGCTCGGCAAGGCGCTGGACGCGCGCGTCCAGCAGTTGCGCACGCAGTTGCCTGCCGGGCTGGCGCTGACCGAGGTCTCCAGCATGCCGCACGCCGTGTCGCATTCGGTGGACGACTTTATGGAGGCCGTCGCCGAGGCGGTCGGCATCGTGCTGGTGGTCAGCCTCGTATCGCTCGGGCTGCGCACCGGGATGGTCGTGGTCATCTCGATCCCGATCGTGCTGGCCGTGACCGCGCTGGTGATGGGCGTGTTCAATATCGGGCTACATAAGGTGTCGCTGGGCACGCTGGTGCTCGCCCTCGGCCTACTGGTCGATGATGCGATCATTGCGGTTGAGATGATGGCAGTCAAGCTCGAACAAGGCTGGAGCCGCGCGAAAGCGGCTGCATTCGCGTACACCAGCACCGCGTTTCCCATGCTCACCGGCACGCTGGTAACCGTATCCGGTTTTCTGCCGATCGCGTTGGCCAAGTCGGCCACCGGCGAATACACCCGGTCGATCTTTGAGGTTTCAGCGATCGCGCTGCTGTTATCGTGGCTCGCCGCGGTGATCGTGATCCCGCTGCTCGGCTATCACCTGCTGCCCGAGCGCAAGCGGCCTGCTGTTCCCGAAGCGCGGAGGCACGCAGACGAACGCGAACAGAAGCCAGTATACGGACACAAGCAACGGAATGGGCACGAACAAGAACAAGAACAAGAACACGAGCATGATATCTACGACACGCCCTTTTATGCACGCCTGCGCGTATGGATCACCTGGTGCGTCAAGCGCCGCTTTGCCGTGCTGGTTGTGACGTTCGTGCTTTTCGTGGTCGCGCTCGGCGGCTTCGGGCTAGTCGCGCAGCAGTTCTTCCCGAGTTCGGAGCGGCCAGAGCTGTTGATCGACGTGCGGCTGACCGAAAGCGCATCGTTCGACGCGACGTTGCGGGAAACGCAGCGCATTGAGGCGCTGCTCAAAGGGCGGCCGGAGATCGATCATGCGGTCAGCTTCGTGGGCAGCGGCGCGCCGCGCTTCTACCTGCCGCTAGACCAGCAACTGCAACTGCCCAACTTCGCGCAGTTCGTCGTCACCGCAAAGTCCGTGAAGGACCGTGACACGCTCGCGCGCTTTCTTGACGACAAACTCACGACCGACTTCAGTGGCGTTCGCACACGGCTGTCCCGACTGGAGAATGGCCCACCGATCGGCTATCCGGTGCAATTCCGCGTCAGCGGCGACGACATCGCGACGGTACGCTCAATCGCCACACAAGTCGCCTCAGTGATGCAGGACGACGCTCGCACGCGCAACGTCCAATTCGACTGGGACGAGCCGGGACAGCGCTCGGTGCATTGGGTGGTCGATCAGGCCAAGGCTCGCGAGTTGGGCGTATCGTCGCAGGATATTGCCAGCTTCCTGCAGATGTCGCTGTCCGGCTACACGGTCACGCAATACCGCGAGCGTGACAAGCTGATCGGGGTAGACTTGCGCGCGCCCCACAACGAGCGTGTTGACCCGTCGGCGCTCGCGTCGCTGGCGATGCCCACGCCGTCCGGGCCTGTGCCGCTCGGCACGCTCGGGCAACTGTCGTATGGGCTCGAATACGCGGTGATCTGGGAGCGCGATCGGCAACCAACGATCACGGTGCAGTCCGATGTGCGCGGCGGCGCCCAGGGCATCGACGTCACAAAGTCGATCGACAAGGCATTGGCGGGGCTGCGTGCGAAACTGCCGATAGGCTATCGCATCGAGGTCGGCGGTTCGGTAGAGGAAAACGCGAAGGCGCAAGCATCGATCAATGCGCAACTGCCGCTGATGATCATCGCCGTGCTGACCTTGCTGATGATCCAGTTGCAAAGCTTCTCTCGCGTGATGATGGTGGTGTTGACCGCACCGCTCGGGCTAATCGGCGTAGTTGCCGCACTGCTCGCGTTCGGCCAGCCGTTTGGCTTCGTCGCATTGCTCGGCGTGATCGCGATGTTCGGCATCATCATGCGTAACTCCGTGATCCTGGTCGATCAAATCGAGCAGGATATCGCGGCCGGACATGGCCGCCTTGCCGCCATCGTCGGCGCGACGGTACGCCGTTTCAGGCCCATCACACTGACTGCCGCCGCTGCGGTGCTGGCACTGATCCCGCTACTGCGCAGCAATTTCTTCGGCCCGATGGCGACTGCGCTGATGGGCGGTATCACCAGCGCCACCATATTGACGCTGTTCTACCTGCCCGCGCTGTACGCTACGTGGTTCCGTGTGCGTAACGACGAAACCCAGCCGCCGCCGCAGGAGGCACGATGA